The Tripterygium wilfordii isolate XIE 37 chromosome 23, ASM1340144v1, whole genome shotgun sequence genomic sequence GTTTCATGGGGGATGAGGTCTACTTTACGTTAAACATACATAGTTATCCAAGTTCATTTGAAAATTACATACTGTGGTTTGTTGAATTGGCACTATATTTGTTAGTATATGTCACTAATTAGGTTCTTGTTGTAAAATACTTTTGAGAATGAGCTCACTTGAGCTATAGGTTGACAACTTAGATTAGCTAGCTGACTATTTGTGCACTGTCGCTTAAGATTCTTCCTCTCTTTGGATTTAAAGTAAACAATCTATTTCTTAACCTGTTTCATTCATCGTCATGGTTAGTTTTGCTTGTTGCTGTAATTTAGTTTTGATGCCAAGCTTTATGGAAAATATCTATTACTTATATCTATTTTTTCTGCTCATCATTGATCTGTCTAATTAAATAGGGAGTTTACTGGCTGAGAACAATACGTTAGACTAACATCTTTGTGCATTGGAAGAATTTTATAATTCGAGTGCCTAGACTTTTGACAATACATCCATTATGTTCGAGTCTGAAGCTTATTTTTCATGAGCATTTGGAGTGCAATAATGAGCCCTGAAATATGCTCTAATATTTGCTGTTAGAGTTCTGATTCTTTTGTGGTCTGTGTTAAATGCAGCCCAAACCTCTCAAGAATTTGAATGGCCAGATATGCCAGATCTGTGGTGATAATGTTGGACTTACAGCAGCTGATGACATCTTTGTTGCTTGCAATGAGTGTGCCTTCCCAGTTTGCCGGCCTTGTTACGAGTATGAGAGGAAGGATGGAACACAGTGTTGTCCTCAATGCAAGACCAGATATAAACGGCAAAAAGGTTACATTTTTACTGGTTTATTTTACTCATTTGTGTATCCAGAAAATGAAGTTTAAACATCTGCTATTTCAGGGAGTCCTCGTGTGGAAGGGGATGATGAAGAGGAGGACATCGATGACCTAGAGAATGAGTTCAATTATACCCATGATAATAGCAAGGCTAGACGCCACTGGCAGGGTGAAGATCTTGCTTCTTCCTCTAGACATGAATCTCAGCAGCCAATTCCTCTTCTCACCAATGGGCAAGTGGTAAGGAAAGTATAATGGTTTTCTGTACATATTCATGCGTATTACTCTGTTTATGGAGATTTTTTTAACTTGCTGACATGCATTTGTCCTGATTCATGTTGAGGCACTATCCTGGATGATATCGGGAAATGATAACCTCTTTGTGTAGTTGGTTGAGACTTCAAATTAGTCTGATCATGTCTCAATGTATATGCAAGCAATGCAGGCTTAAAGCACTTAATATTTGTTTTTCGAAAAATATACTTAAAACTTATTGGTTACAGTATAGGTTGGATAAAACGTATAAAAGGCATTATTATTCACCTTGTGGGTGGTGGTTAAATTTGAGGATATACTTGGTTAAAGAACTACAATGTGCCCTTTTAGCACTTAGGAGAGATGAGCTGTGGGTTGTAGCTTAAATGATGTTGCATTTCCCTTTCAACACTTTGCGAGTTCATTTATGCAGTTTGTAGTGTTTGTTTTAGTAACTCTCTTCTTACTACTATTTCCGTTGTTTTAGATTTCTGGAGAAATTCCCACCCATGATAACCAGTCTGTGCGAACTACATCGGGTCCTTTGGGTACTGCTGAGAGGAATGGTCAGTCATCTCCTTATATTGACCCAAGGCAGCCAGGTAGTAATTCCTTTTTCCCCCTTTCTGTTTACTTAGAGTTCTCAAGCTAGGTTTTGTATGCTCGAGATCTCGTTCGAATTATCATTTGGTTGTTCCATTTCTCACTACAGTTCCTGTGCGTATTGTGGACCCATCAAAGGACTTAAATTCTTATGGTCTTGGGAATGTTGATTGGAAAGAAAGAGTTGAAGGTTGGAAACTCAAACAGGAGAAGAATATGTTGCAGATGACCAATAAGTATTCTGAAGGAAAGGGTGATATAGAAGGCACTGGTTCAAATGGAGAAGAACTCCAAATGTGAGATTTTTCTATGAAagcttttattttttggttgtttCAAAGTTAGTTGTTAGATGTTATACGTGCGTAAAGTTATGTCATTTTGCTTGCGAGTCGGTCATGGGATTCTTTGGTCCTCTGCCCAAAATTTGTTTTGCATTTCTTAAGATCTGTTTGTGCATAGGGACCTAATTTTGATTCACAGAATGATGGGTTCTGTGTGTAATGATTTCTTCCCCAGGCTGCCAACTAAGCACTTCTGACATGGGCTTCTCTGGTTTGTATGTTTCAGGGCTGATGACCCCCGGTTACCCTTGAGCCGTGTGGTGCCTATTCCTTCATCTCACTTGACCCCCTATCGTGTTGTCATCATTCTCCGGCTTATCATTTTGGGTTTCTTCATGCAATATCGTATAACTCACCCCGTGAATGATGCGTATCCTTTGTGGCTAATCTCTGTTATCTGTGAGATTTGGTTTGCCATATCCTGGCTTCTGGATCAGTTTCCAAAATGGTCTCCTATTAATCGTGAGACCTACCTCGACAGACTTGCATTACggttagtttaatttatttttttttccttatggcTGATGGTGTAATGCACCTATGAGGAATTTGAACATGAGCTGGATGGAGGCTACTACTATTATGATTTAACCGTAGTTCTTATCATGCAGGTATGATCGAGAAGGGGAGCCGTCACAGTTATCCCCTGTGGATATCTTTGTTAGTACAGTGGATCCCCTCAAGGAGCCTCCTCTTGTGACAGCCAATACTGTTTTATCTATACTTTCTGTGGATTATCctgtggacaaagtttcgtGCTATGTTTCAGACGATGGGTCGGCTATGTTAACTTTTGAAGCCCTTTCTGAGACTGCAGAATTTGCAAGAAAATGGGTTCCTTTCTGCAAGAAACATAACATTGAGCCTAGAGCCCCTGAATTTTATTTTGCCCAAAAGATTGATTACTTAAAGGATAAGATACAACCCTCTTTTGTTAAAGAGCGCCGTGCGATGAAGGTGATATGATATATTTGATGCTAACCTTGCTCCTCTAATGGCTCAAGTCGGTATCTGTGATATTCTCTATCGttcttacttttcttttattttttgtctcacAGAGAGAGTACGAAGAATTTAAGGTGCGGATCAATGCCCTTGTCGCCAAAGCTCAGAAGATGCCTGAAGAAGGCTGGACAATGCAGGATGGCACTCCTTGGCCTGGGAATAATCCAAGGGATCATCCGGGAATGATACAGGTAAATCATCATTCGTCAGTACTATCAGGATTTTCTGTGTGTTTTAATAGAAGTTTAATTCCTCTTTGTTTTACGATTTGGTCTAAACAGGTGTTCTTAGGTCATAGTGGGGGACTTGACACCGATGGTAATGAGCTACCTCGACTTGTATATGTTTCTCGTGAAAAGAGACCTGGTTTCCAACATCACAAAAAAGCCGGAGCAATGAATGCATTGGTTTGTTATCCTTATAACTTTTTCCTATTTAAATTCTTCTTCTTGACAGGCTTGGCAATGTTAATTGCATCAACCATTGTTAGTAATGTAGTTGGTGCTTTGCTTCTTGTCCTCGTGCATAAATTTTGGTTTGACGGATTGATTACCAGCTGAAGTACTTGTATGCATGAAGTTCAATATATTGCTGATTCGTTGAATTATTATCTAACTCGGGTTTATTGTGATACAGATTCGAGTTTCAGCTGTCTTGACAAATGGTGCATATCTTTTGAATGTCGATTGTGATCACTACTTCAATAACAGTAAAGCTCTTAAAGAAGCTATGTGTTTTATGATGGATCCTGCATATGGAAAGAAAACCTGCTATGTACAGTTCCCTCAGCGTTTTGATGGCATTGACTTGCATGATCGATATGCTAATCGCAATATAGTTTTCTTTGATGTAAGTCTCAGTTTATTTATCATAACTCTGAAAATATTCCATTATCCATTTGATGGTTTAGAAACCTGTggtgttgttttcttttgcagATCAACTTGAAGGGGCTGGATGGCATACAAGGTCCAGTCTATGTGGGAACTGGTTGCTGTTTCAACAGGCAAGCTCTTTATGGGTATGATCCAGTCTTAACAGAGGAGGATTTGGAACCAAATATTATAGTCAAGAGTTGTTGTGGTTCAAGAAAGAAGGGAAGAAATGGCAATAAGAAGTACATTGATAAGAAGAGGGCAATGAAAAGAACTGAATCAACCGTTCCCATTTTCAATATGGAAGAAATTGAGGATGGCATTGAAGGTTTGTGCGAATTTTAAGTTCTTCTTCCTTGTCTCTCTTCCAGTTTACAGGCCTCTTTACTGTAAAATTTGGAGAAGGCCCATTGTGCTTCTGCATGTGCTCTAGGAATTTAATAGCGTGTtagtttttacgtttttgtcaATTAACATCAGTCCAATAGCTGCAATTCATGATTTACGCATTTAATTAAGAAGTTAAAATTGGGGTTTGTCATGTTTCCACGCAAGATTTGAGGTGAAACCAGATAATGTTGAcagaaaagttttttttttgtttgtgttagtAAATGCATTTCATATGCTATGCAGGATACGATGATGATAGGTCTCTTCTTATGTCCCAGAAAAGCTTAGAGAAGCGTTTTGGTCAGTCTCCAGTTTTCATTGCAGCGACATTCATGGAACAGGGAGGCATTCCACCTACA encodes the following:
- the LOC119992975 gene encoding cellulose synthase A catalytic subunit 1 [UDP-forming]-like isoform X1, whose protein sequence is MQANAGMVAGSHRTNELVRIRHDSDSGPKPLKNLNGQICQICGDNVGLTAADDIFVACNECAFPVCRPCYEYERKDGTQCCPQCKTRYKRQKGSPRVEGDDEEEDIDDLENEFNYTHDNSKARRHWQGEDLASSSRHESQQPIPLLTNGQVISGEIPTHDNQSVRTTSGPLGTAERNGQSSPYIDPRQPVPVRIVDPSKDLNSYGLGNVDWKERVEGWKLKQEKNMLQMTNKYSEGKGDIEGTGSNGEELQMADDPRLPLSRVVPIPSSHLTPYRVVIILRLIILGFFMQYRITHPVNDAYPLWLISVICEIWFAISWLLDQFPKWSPINRETYLDRLALRYDREGEPSQLSPVDIFVSTVDPLKEPPLVTANTVLSILSVDYPVDKVSCYVSDDGSAMLTFEALSETAEFARKWVPFCKKHNIEPRAPEFYFAQKIDYLKDKIQPSFVKERRAMKREYEEFKVRINALVAKAQKMPEEGWTMQDGTPWPGNNPRDHPGMIQVNHHSSVLSGFSVCFNRSLIPLCFTIWSKQVFLGHSGGLDTDGNELPRLVYVSREKRPGFQHHKKAGAMNALIRVSAVLTNGAYLLNVDCDHYFNNSKALKEAMCFMMDPAYGKKTCYVQFPQRFDGIDLHDRYANRNIVFFDINLKGLDGIQGPVYVGTGCCFNRQALYGYDPVLTEEDLEPNIIVKSCCGSRKKGRNGNKKYIDKKRAMKRTESTVPIFNMEEIEDGIEGYDDDRSLLMSQKSLEKRFGQSPVFIAATFMEQGGIPPTTNSATLLKEAIHVISCGYEDKTEWGKEIGWIYGSVTEDILTGFKMHARGWISIYCMPPRPAFKGSAPINLSDRLNQVLRWALGSIEIFLSRHCPIWYGYNGKLKPLERLAYINTIVYPLTSMPLLAYCILPAFCLLTGKFIIPEISNYASMWFILLFVSIFATGILELRWSGVSIDDWWRNEQFWVIGGTSAHLFAVFQGLLKVLAGIDTNFTVTSKASDEDGDFAELYVFKWTSLLIPPTTVLIVNLVGIVAGISYAVNSGYQSWGPLFGRLFFALWVVVHLYPFLKGLVGRQNRTPTIVIVWSILLASIFSLLWVRIDPFTSDATKSAANGQCGINC
- the LOC119992975 gene encoding cellulose synthase A catalytic subunit 1 [UDP-forming]-like isoform X2 is translated as MQANAGMVAGSHRTNELVRIRHDSDSGPKPLKNLNGQICQICGDNVGLTAADDIFVACNECAFPVCRPCYEYERKDGTQCCPQCKTRYKRQKGSPRVEGDDEEEDIDDLENEFNYTHDNSKARRHWQGEDLASSSRHESQQPIPLLTNGQVISGEIPTHDNQSVRTTSGPLGTAERNGQSSPYIDPRQPVPVRIVDPSKDLNSYGLGNVDWKERVEGWKLKQEKNMLQMTNKYSEGKGDIEGTGSNGEELQMADDPRLPLSRVVPIPSSHLTPYRVVIILRLIILGFFMQYRITHPVNDAYPLWLISVICEIWFAISWLLDQFPKWSPINRETYLDRLALRYDREGEPSQLSPVDIFVSTVDPLKEPPLVTANTVLSILSVDYPVDKVSCYVSDDGSAMLTFEALSETAEFARKWVPFCKKHNIEPRAPEFYFAQKIDYLKDKIQPSFVKERRAMKREYEEFKVRINALVAKAQKMPEEGWTMQDGTPWPGNNPRDHPGMIQVFLGHSGGLDTDGNELPRLVYVSREKRPGFQHHKKAGAMNALIRVSAVLTNGAYLLNVDCDHYFNNSKALKEAMCFMMDPAYGKKTCYVQFPQRFDGIDLHDRYANRNIVFFDINLKGLDGIQGPVYVGTGCCFNRQALYGYDPVLTEEDLEPNIIVKSCCGSRKKGRNGNKKYIDKKRAMKRTESTVPIFNMEEIEDGIEGYDDDRSLLMSQKSLEKRFGQSPVFIAATFMEQGGIPPTTNSATLLKEAIHVISCGYEDKTEWGKEIGWIYGSVTEDILTGFKMHARGWISIYCMPPRPAFKGSAPINLSDRLNQVLRWALGSIEIFLSRHCPIWYGYNGKLKPLERLAYINTIVYPLTSMPLLAYCILPAFCLLTGKFIIPEISNYASMWFILLFVSIFATGILELRWSGVSIDDWWRNEQFWVIGGTSAHLFAVFQGLLKVLAGIDTNFTVTSKASDEDGDFAELYVFKWTSLLIPPTTVLIVNLVGIVAGISYAVNSGYQSWGPLFGRLFFALWVVVHLYPFLKGLVGRQNRTPTIVIVWSILLASIFSLLWVRIDPFTSDATKSAANGQCGINC